A single genomic interval of Terriglobus albidus harbors:
- a CDS encoding FGGY-family carbohydrate kinase yields the protein MMEPVYLGIDLGTQSVKVMAVTIAGRVVASSSASLTSTRNGIRHEQNAEDWWSAVCASCSAVTRQLAGAPILGIAVDATSGTIVVTDSQLRPCGPALMYDDARALAEVDEVNRVGDGVWQQMSYRMQPSWALPKIVWLSRHGFLSPDRRILHQNDFINARMAGVLLPTDSSNALKTGYHQLEDRWPDDVLNTLGIDSGLLPKVVRPGIRIGVTGRRSVQETGIPTDTPIYAGMTDGCASQIASGAVSPGSWSSVIGTTLVLKGVTPDLLHDPRGVIYSHRSADGMWLPGGASNIGAGIIAKEFKAKDLPRLNQSAAAADDPTGIVMYPLSGRGERFPFSNSDATCFALGQSGSDEMKYRAILEGIACTERLCVDVMVAGGAPREGDFFISGGATKSEAFNQIRADILRRPLIIPSVTEAAFGMAVLAASSTDSLHHAAKRMVHIEKTIEPTGQSSMYLEQYQKFVKELKQRGWLDPALACAAIKGIMQ from the coding sequence ATGATGGAGCCCGTCTATCTCGGCATCGATCTCGGCACACAGAGCGTAAAGGTGATGGCGGTAACGATCGCAGGTCGCGTCGTTGCATCCTCTTCTGCGTCGCTCACCAGCACACGAAACGGGATTCGTCACGAGCAGAATGCTGAAGACTGGTGGAGTGCGGTCTGTGCCAGTTGCTCTGCGGTCACCAGACAGCTCGCCGGCGCTCCCATTCTTGGGATCGCTGTCGACGCAACTTCGGGCACGATCGTCGTCACCGACTCTCAGCTCCGCCCCTGCGGCCCGGCCCTGATGTATGACGATGCCAGGGCGCTGGCGGAGGTTGACGAAGTCAATCGTGTTGGCGATGGCGTCTGGCAGCAGATGAGCTATCGCATGCAGCCTTCCTGGGCTCTCCCCAAGATCGTATGGCTCTCGCGTCACGGCTTTCTTTCGCCCGACCGCCGCATTCTCCATCAGAACGATTTCATCAATGCACGGATGGCAGGCGTACTGCTTCCAACGGACAGCAGTAATGCCCTCAAAACTGGATACCATCAACTCGAAGACAGGTGGCCTGACGATGTCCTCAACACACTGGGAATCGATTCAGGGCTTTTGCCAAAAGTTGTTCGCCCCGGTATTCGCATCGGAGTGACAGGACGCCGCTCCGTCCAGGAAACAGGCATCCCCACCGACACCCCCATCTACGCCGGTATGACCGATGGCTGCGCCTCGCAGATCGCATCTGGTGCCGTCAGTCCCGGGAGCTGGAGCTCTGTCATCGGCACAACACTCGTATTGAAGGGTGTGACGCCTGATCTTCTCCACGATCCCCGCGGGGTCATCTATTCCCACCGTTCCGCCGATGGAATGTGGCTCCCTGGAGGAGCGTCCAATATCGGCGCAGGAATCATTGCGAAAGAGTTCAAGGCGAAGGATCTTCCACGCCTCAACCAATCAGCGGCAGCGGCAGACGACCCCACCGGCATCGTGATGTATCCGCTCAGTGGACGCGGAGAGCGCTTCCCCTTCTCAAACTCCGATGCCACCTGCTTCGCCCTCGGGCAATCCGGCTCCGATGAGATGAAGTATCGCGCAATCCTCGAAGGCATCGCCTGCACCGAGCGGCTCTGCGTGGATGTCATGGTCGCGGGCGGCGCTCCCCGGGAAGGCGACTTCTTTATCTCCGGCGGAGCCACAAAGAGCGAGGCCTTCAATCAGATCCGCGCTGATATTCTTCGCCGTCCCCTCATCATCCCCTCTGTGACGGAAGCCGCATTCGGCATGGCCGTTCTTGCAGCATCCTCAACCGACTCACTGCATCATGCCGCCAAGCGCATGGTGCATATCGAAAAAACGATCGAACCCACAGGACAGTCCTCGATGTATCTGGAGCAGTACCAAAAATTTGTAAAAGAACTGAAGCAGCGGGGCTGGCTGGATCCCGCGCTGGCATGCGCAGCGATCAAGGGGATAATGCAATGA
- a CDS encoding MFS transporter — MESTASFPETLASKSSSRLEAIGIPPVLLWGFVGLLLFMIGDGVESGFFTPYLVSRGLTIGDAATISSVYGAMAALAGWLSGALSDVWGPRRVIKIGLILWLLFQVLFLTLGLQHAAYPAVLMTYGLRGLGYPLFAFGFLVWITLAAPKHRLASAMGWFWFAFTGGLPTLGSQVARLSIPYFGQYGTFWIATALVLTGGAVLLIGVREPRGNSRLIAENDNPFHALLNSVTLAWRKPKTGIACVVRVINTAPEFGFFVILPAFFQDRIGLTQAQFLTLLSAIFLSNIIWNLLFGLIGDRFGWRQTVAICGGLGCTITTLALYYVPLATKSYGLSVAIGMLYGATLAGYVPLSALAPMLAPENRGEALSLLSLGAGGAMLVGPGLVRIFYHSVGIGGLMWIFAGLYLLSSLLAWTLTIPNESHSEI, encoded by the coding sequence ATGGAATCTACGGCCTCATTCCCAGAGACATTGGCATCCAAGAGCTCTTCGCGGCTCGAGGCCATCGGCATTCCCCCTGTTCTTCTGTGGGGTTTTGTTGGCCTGCTGCTGTTCATGATCGGCGATGGCGTCGAATCAGGCTTCTTCACCCCCTACCTCGTCAGCCGAGGACTCACCATCGGCGATGCGGCAACGATCTCTTCTGTTTATGGAGCAATGGCAGCCCTGGCCGGGTGGCTCTCCGGAGCCCTCTCAGACGTGTGGGGGCCACGCCGGGTTATCAAGATCGGCCTTATCCTCTGGCTTCTCTTTCAGGTGCTTTTCCTAACCCTCGGCCTGCAGCATGCCGCCTATCCCGCAGTCCTGATGACCTACGGCCTGCGCGGTCTCGGCTATCCGCTCTTCGCCTTCGGCTTCCTGGTGTGGATCACACTCGCCGCCCCCAAACATCGCCTCGCCTCCGCCATGGGCTGGTTCTGGTTTGCCTTTACGGGAGGCCTCCCCACGTTGGGATCTCAGGTAGCCCGACTGTCGATTCCCTACTTCGGCCAGTACGGTACCTTCTGGATTGCCACAGCTCTGGTTCTCACCGGAGGAGCGGTTCTGCTGATCGGCGTCCGCGAGCCTCGCGGCAACTCACGCCTCATCGCTGAAAACGACAATCCCTTCCACGCCCTGCTCAACTCAGTCACGCTGGCATGGCGGAAGCCGAAGACTGGAATTGCCTGCGTCGTACGCGTCATCAACACGGCGCCCGAGTTTGGATTCTTCGTTATTCTTCCGGCCTTCTTCCAGGACAGAATCGGCCTGACCCAGGCGCAGTTTCTCACCCTGCTGAGCGCTATCTTCCTCTCCAACATCATTTGGAACCTGCTCTTTGGCCTCATCGGAGACCGATTTGGATGGCGGCAAACTGTGGCCATCTGTGGCGGCCTGGGGTGTACCATCACCACGCTTGCGCTCTATTACGTCCCACTGGCCACGAAGAGCTATGGCCTCAGCGTCGCCATTGGCATGCTCTACGGCGCTACACTCGCGGGCTATGTCCCACTCTCTGCGCTTGCCCCTATGCTCGCTCCGGAGAATCGTGGCGAAGCACTCTCGCTACTCAGCCTCGGCGCGGGCGGCGCCATGCTCGTCGGGCCTGGCCTCGTACGCATCTTCTATCACTCTGTTGGCATCGGTGGTCTCATGTGGATCTTCGCCGGCCTCTACCTGCTGAGCAGCCTGCTCGCCTGGACCCTGACCATTCCTAACGAATCGCACTCCGAGATCTGA
- a CDS encoding histidine phosphatase family protein: MSRLFLVRHGETIWHAENRYAGRTDIALTPKGIQQAGRLARWAATTSIQSVWSSSLSRAIKTATPAAEALGLKLQTDDRLLELDFGRAEGHTKSELQTIMPEALAAFRGDPVLHHMPGGEDPVTAAERGLAALRSIAAPLPPHGHALVVAHSTLLRLVLCRALGISLSRYRDLFPTFHNCAITEIEIRPNSAVSLLSFNAPLPLPTKETSL, translated from the coding sequence ATGAGCCGCCTCTTCCTCGTCCGCCACGGTGAGACCATATGGCACGCCGAAAACCGCTACGCCGGCCGAACCGACATCGCGCTCACACCCAAAGGTATCCAGCAGGCCGGACGGCTTGCACGCTGGGCAGCAACCACCAGCATTCAGTCTGTATGGTCGTCATCACTCTCTCGCGCCATCAAGACGGCTACTCCTGCGGCAGAAGCTCTGGGGCTGAAGCTCCAGACCGACGACCGCCTCCTTGAGCTGGACTTCGGGCGAGCCGAAGGGCACACGAAGAGCGAGTTGCAGACGATCATGCCCGAAGCTCTCGCTGCATTCCGCGGCGATCCTGTCCTCCATCACATGCCCGGTGGCGAAGATCCAGTCACAGCCGCCGAACGCGGCCTCGCCGCTCTTCGCTCCATCGCAGCGCCCCTTCCCCCGCATGGACACGCACTGGTCGTCGCCCACAGCACGCTGCTGCGGCTCGTCCTCTGCCGGGCTCTTGGAATCTCGCTATCTCGCTACCGGGACCTGTTTCCGACCTTTCATAACTGCGCCATCACCGAGATCGAGATACGGCCTAACTCCGCCGTAAGTCTTTTGTCGTTCAATGCCCCCCTCCCACTTCCCACGAAGGAGACTTCCCTGTAA
- a CDS encoding zinc-binding alcohol dehydrogenase family protein, producing the protein MRALTMVAPGELAITDVAEPGNDGVLLQVEMVGLCGSDLNSYRGNNPMVSYPRIPGHEIAATVLEGSEKYPAGTRVTVSPYTSCGCCASCRNGRVNACEFNQTLGVQRDGALTERIRVPEEKLYTSPSLSLRELCLVEPLTIGFHAVAQGRVTERDTVAIFGCGGVGLGAVAGAAFRGTQTIAIDQDDDKLEIARAAGAVHLINTRREDAAVKLKEITGCGPDVVIEAIGLPETFRMAVEQVAFTGRVVYIGYAKQPVSYETKLFVQKELNIMGSRNALAGDFLEVIAMLEARRFPVERAISAVVGMGEASDYIARWAANPAAMKKIMVQVH; encoded by the coding sequence ATGAGAGCGTTGACGATGGTTGCTCCCGGTGAGCTGGCGATAACCGATGTCGCTGAGCCCGGAAACGATGGTGTACTGCTGCAGGTAGAGATGGTCGGGCTCTGCGGGTCAGATCTGAACAGCTACCGCGGAAACAATCCGATGGTGAGCTATCCGAGGATCCCGGGGCATGAGATTGCAGCGACCGTTCTGGAAGGCTCGGAGAAATACCCTGCGGGGACACGAGTAACGGTTTCGCCTTACACGAGCTGTGGGTGCTGTGCGTCATGCCGCAATGGGCGTGTGAATGCCTGCGAGTTCAACCAGACCCTGGGGGTGCAGCGCGATGGCGCTCTGACGGAACGCATCCGCGTGCCGGAGGAGAAGTTGTACACCTCGCCTTCGTTGAGCCTGCGTGAGCTGTGTCTGGTAGAACCGCTGACCATCGGATTCCATGCGGTGGCCCAGGGGCGCGTGACAGAACGTGATACTGTCGCGATCTTCGGTTGCGGCGGTGTCGGGCTTGGTGCGGTAGCGGGCGCTGCGTTTCGCGGTACGCAGACGATTGCGATCGATCAGGACGACGACAAATTAGAGATTGCCCGTGCTGCAGGAGCAGTACACCTGATCAACACCCGGCGCGAAGATGCTGCCGTGAAGTTGAAAGAGATTACCGGATGTGGACCGGATGTCGTGATCGAAGCGATCGGCCTGCCGGAGACATTCCGCATGGCGGTCGAGCAGGTCGCTTTTACGGGCAGGGTCGTCTATATCGGCTACGCCAAGCAGCCGGTCTCATATGAGACGAAGCTCTTTGTCCAAAAGGAGCTTAACATCATGGGTTCGCGGAATGCCCTGGCCGGCGATTTTCTCGAGGTCATCGCGATGCTGGAAGCCCGACGCTTCCCTGTGGAGAGGGCGATCAGCGCGGTTGTGGGGATGGGTGAGGCTTCTGACTATATCGCCCGTTGGGCTGCGAATCCTGCTGCGATGAAGAAGATTATGGTGCAGGTGCACTGA
- a CDS encoding glycerol-3-phosphate responsive antiterminator, with the protein MERSRETRRQDERETSPRVRQTLIDTPIIAAVNEPPAFEVALQSPPRAVYLLTGNPLSLPGMLQRAAEQGKQCLVNIDFLDGLARDRFAVEFLASHNVAGIVSTRSEILKAAQSFGLITVQRTFSLDSAAVTATRRSLAQFLPDAVEVLPAMAAPKVARKLLEDHPSLRIIGGGLIETVKEIEDLLAAGIHAVSVSDQRLWII; encoded by the coding sequence GTGGAGCGCAGCAGGGAAACCCGTCGCCAGGACGAGCGCGAGACATCGCCTCGAGTCAGGCAGACGCTGATCGATACGCCGATTATTGCGGCGGTGAATGAGCCGCCTGCATTCGAAGTGGCTCTCCAAAGCCCTCCGCGAGCGGTATACCTGCTGACGGGAAATCCTCTGTCTCTCCCTGGCATGCTGCAGCGAGCGGCGGAACAGGGAAAGCAATGCCTGGTCAATATCGACTTTCTCGACGGACTGGCGCGCGACCGGTTTGCGGTGGAGTTTCTCGCGAGCCATAACGTCGCCGGAATCGTCTCGACACGCTCCGAGATACTAAAGGCCGCGCAATCCTTTGGCTTGATTACCGTACAGCGCACGTTCAGCCTTGATTCGGCGGCCGTGACCGCCACTCGCCGGTCACTGGCGCAGTTCCTTCCGGATGCGGTGGAGGTGCTGCCTGCGATGGCAGCACCCAAGGTAGCGCGGAAGTTGCTGGAAGACCATCCCTCACTGCGGATTATTGGGGGAGGGCTGATCGAGACCGTCAAAGAGATCGAGGACCTTCTGGCTGCGGGGATTCACGCGGTCTCCGTCAGTGATCAGCGGTTGTGGATTATTTAG
- a CDS encoding aldo/keto reductase — protein sequence MRYRTLGSTGLSVSVVGFGASPLGNVFSPVPRADDGALVGRAVDAGINFFDVSPYYGAGLAEERLGSALAPYRKNVVLATKCGRNGADRFDFSAKGITASLEASLRRLKTDAVDLIQAHDIEFGDIDQVIHETVPALWELKRQGKARYVGITGYWPSLLARVASEAPVDTVLNYCHWNLLSNDMDETLTSAAGRMGIGLINASPLHMGILGGVRLPEWHPAPPVVRATGAEVVSFCRSSGVDPATLSMWVCLQHPSVASTLMGFASVEQVDSACAALDFAPDAQVLRTVRRLVAPVHNISWPQGRPENEDIGRVLAVSEEDESKVAKA from the coding sequence ATGCGCTATCGCACACTCGGTTCTACTGGCCTTTCCGTCTCTGTTGTCGGGTTTGGCGCTTCTCCGCTGGGCAATGTCTTCTCACCCGTTCCTCGGGCTGACGATGGCGCTCTGGTTGGGAGGGCTGTCGATGCCGGCATCAATTTCTTCGATGTCTCTCCTTATTACGGGGCGGGACTGGCAGAGGAGCGTCTTGGATCGGCGCTTGCCCCTTATCGAAAGAACGTGGTGCTGGCGACCAAGTGTGGCCGGAATGGCGCCGATCGGTTTGACTTCTCGGCAAAGGGGATCACCGCCAGCTTGGAAGCCTCGCTGCGCCGGTTGAAGACGGATGCCGTGGATCTGATTCAGGCACACGATATCGAGTTCGGGGATATCGATCAGGTAATTCACGAGACGGTTCCTGCATTGTGGGAGTTGAAGCGACAAGGTAAGGCACGGTACGTAGGCATCACCGGATATTGGCCAAGCCTGCTGGCCAGAGTGGCTTCCGAAGCGCCGGTCGACACGGTATTGAACTACTGCCACTGGAATCTCCTATCGAATGACATGGATGAAACCTTGACCTCGGCTGCGGGACGGATGGGGATTGGGTTGATCAATGCATCGCCTCTGCATATGGGGATTCTGGGAGGGGTTAGGCTTCCCGAATGGCATCCTGCTCCGCCTGTGGTGCGCGCAACTGGGGCGGAGGTGGTTTCGTTCTGCCGTTCGTCCGGTGTAGACCCCGCCACGCTCTCGATGTGGGTATGTCTGCAACATCCATCTGTTGCATCGACGTTGATGGGATTTGCGAGTGTGGAGCAGGTGGACTCGGCGTGTGCTGCGCTGGATTTTGCACCGGATGCGCAGGTGCTGCGGACGGTACGACGTCTGGTGGCTCCGGTACACAACATCTCATGGCCGCAGGGACGCCCGGAGAACGAAGATATTGGACGAGTGCTGGCGGTATCGGAAGAAGACGAGAGCAAGGTGGCAAAGGCATGA
- a CDS encoding FGGY-family carbohydrate kinase — protein MAWIAIDAGTTVIKAVAFSHTGKELALSRANTEVLRPQNEYSEQSQESMWQAVASTVRQTAQQCGEPIEGIVSTAQGDGCWLVDASGIPVRNAILWNDGRSYEIVERWHEEGIIDRAFHISGSASYPGLPNAILRWLSLHEPQTLTRARWALTCNGWLFSCMTGRYAADLSDASNPFCDIKHRQYSPDLLELFQLEEHLEKLPPIAQGNDLSAPLTSTAAQQMGLPAGIPVLMAPYDIVTTAFGCGVNTPERACVILGTTICTETILPDMDLAQAASGTTIAFEDGQFLRAMPTLTGCEALRWGSTLFAGGDQQRLEQLAQAECVSRDGAFFLPYLSAAGERAPFLEPKARGSFHGLSFNTSPSQIAHALYEGLAFVIRECLERTAHPALQSVSVAGGGARSDFWCQMIADVTGRNVVRPAGNELGALGAFLWALKTAGNIDHAQKVSLSIETETTTFVARTAEYDLFSRRYKTWLALRDSSSSQWQMLRGER, from the coding sequence ATGGCCTGGATCGCAATTGACGCAGGAACGACCGTCATCAAAGCAGTCGCCTTTAGCCACACCGGCAAGGAGCTAGCCCTCTCGCGCGCCAACACGGAAGTACTGCGTCCTCAGAATGAGTACTCCGAGCAGAGCCAGGAAAGCATGTGGCAGGCAGTCGCATCGACCGTTCGCCAGACCGCACAACAGTGCGGCGAGCCGATCGAAGGTATCGTCTCCACAGCACAAGGAGATGGCTGCTGGCTTGTCGACGCCTCCGGCATCCCGGTGCGCAACGCCATTCTTTGGAACGATGGCCGTTCATACGAGATTGTCGAACGCTGGCACGAAGAAGGTATTATCGACCGAGCCTTCCACATCTCGGGATCCGCTTCGTATCCGGGCTTGCCAAATGCAATTCTCCGCTGGCTCTCACTGCATGAACCACAGACGCTGACGCGCGCGCGCTGGGCGCTTACCTGCAACGGATGGCTCTTTTCCTGCATGACTGGTCGTTATGCCGCTGACCTCTCTGATGCATCCAACCCCTTCTGCGACATCAAACATCGGCAGTACTCTCCAGATCTGCTCGAGCTCTTTCAGCTCGAAGAACATCTTGAGAAGCTGCCTCCCATCGCTCAGGGAAACGATCTCAGCGCTCCACTCACGTCGACCGCGGCACAGCAGATGGGACTTCCCGCAGGCATTCCTGTTTTGATGGCTCCTTACGACATCGTCACGACGGCTTTTGGCTGCGGCGTCAACACGCCCGAACGGGCATGCGTCATTCTGGGCACAACCATCTGCACCGAGACCATTCTTCCTGACATGGATCTCGCACAAGCCGCCTCTGGCACAACCATCGCGTTTGAAGACGGGCAGTTCCTTCGCGCCATGCCGACCCTCACGGGTTGCGAGGCTCTACGCTGGGGCTCGACACTCTTTGCAGGCGGAGATCAGCAGCGACTCGAACAGCTTGCGCAGGCAGAGTGTGTATCGCGGGATGGTGCCTTCTTCCTGCCCTATCTCTCCGCTGCCGGAGAACGAGCTCCCTTCCTCGAACCGAAGGCTCGCGGCAGCTTTCATGGTCTGTCGTTCAACACCTCTCCATCGCAGATTGCTCATGCCTTGTACGAAGGCCTCGCCTTTGTCATCCGCGAATGCCTCGAACGTACTGCGCATCCTGCCCTGCAGAGCGTATCTGTCGCCGGTGGAGGAGCGCGGAGTGATTTCTGGTGCCAGATGATCGCAGATGTTACCGGACGCAATGTAGTTCGCCCGGCAGGCAACGAACTTGGCGCACTGGGCGCCTTCCTTTGGGCTCTTAAGACCGCAGGCAACATCGATCACGCGCAGAAGGTCTCTCTCAGCATCGAGACGGAGACAACCACCTTCGTCGCGCGCACCGCCGAATACGACCTCTTCTCCCGTCGCTACAAAACCTGGCTCGCATTGCGCGATTCCTCATCGTCGCAGTGGCAGATGCTTCGGGGGGAGAGATGA
- a CDS encoding SAM hydrolase/SAM-dependent halogenase family protein, with product MRVFRYLALLLLVSMALLSVGVGAIAQTGSHTIGFLTDFDTKDDAVGICRAVMHGIAPTATIIDITHQVTPYDISEGARFLAGSAPYFAKDAVFVAVIDPGVGTAQKAIIVKSKVGQYFVLPDNGLITGIAERDGLEAAREITSSEWMIGAKLSSTFHGRDIFSPAAAHLARGDDWTTAGPAIPVAQLVKLQGTVAKLDEKGLHAEVIGTDGPYGNLVLNVPQALFAKLGYSRGDLVPLTLNGKAYRIPFVRTFDDVPVGKDLLYIDSRDRLSIAINQGNFAARDHIDKHMVLEIPYTH from the coding sequence TTGAGAGTTTTTCGATATTTGGCGCTTTTGCTTCTTGTTTCAATGGCTCTGTTGAGCGTTGGGGTTGGGGCGATCGCCCAGACCGGATCTCACACGATTGGGTTTCTGACCGACTTCGATACGAAAGATGATGCGGTGGGTATCTGCCGTGCCGTCATGCATGGCATTGCACCAACCGCCACGATCATCGATATCACGCATCAGGTTACGCCCTATGACATCAGCGAAGGTGCTCGGTTTCTCGCTGGAAGCGCTCCGTATTTTGCGAAGGATGCAGTGTTTGTCGCAGTGATCGATCCTGGCGTTGGTACGGCTCAAAAGGCCATTATTGTGAAGTCGAAGGTGGGACAGTACTTCGTCCTGCCTGATAACGGCCTGATTACCGGCATTGCAGAGCGCGATGGCCTGGAAGCCGCAAGAGAGATAACCAGTTCGGAGTGGATGATCGGAGCGAAGCTTTCGTCCACATTTCATGGCCGTGACATTTTCTCTCCAGCAGCGGCCCATCTCGCGCGTGGGGATGATTGGACGACGGCTGGTCCTGCGATTCCCGTTGCCCAACTTGTCAAGCTCCAGGGGACGGTCGCAAAGCTCGACGAAAAAGGTTTACATGCGGAGGTTATCGGGACAGATGGCCCCTACGGAAACCTGGTCCTCAACGTACCGCAGGCTCTTTTTGCAAAGCTTGGCTATTCCCGTGGAGATCTCGTTCCATTGACGCTGAACGGGAAAGCCTATCGTATCCCCTTTGTGAGAACCTTCGACGATGTGCCTGTTGGGAAAGATCTGCTTTACATCGATTCGAGGGACAGGCTCAGTATCGCGATCAACCAGGGAAATTTCGCAGCACGGGATCATATCGACAAACACATGGTGCTGGAGATTCCGTACACGCACTGA
- a CDS encoding 2-hydroxyacid dehydrogenase: MPQEKLLVIGDNFISSQLMRTSLGELADRFEVTEASTPFPIEPFRNIAEVREASGSEEQMVDVLQGVSICIAHHAPLTRRVMEQAKDLRLFIVCRGGPVNVNVPAATEHGIAIAYTPARNAAATAEHTIAMMLSALRFIPQTHAALHRGEWKGDYTWDSAGFELETATVGLIGYGAIGGIVARILRGFGTTVLCYDPYARMTEDSPAIQVATLDELLQRSDVVSLHARETAETRHILGAEQIRKLKRGAVVVNCARGALMDYQALEQALRSEHLFAAAADVFPEEPLPTGSSLLQLPNFITTPHIAGGTKQAAIKATRIAAEELGNYLQNGTLRYCANPEVLTQQKVAK, encoded by the coding sequence ATGCCTCAAGAAAAGCTTCTCGTCATTGGAGACAACTTCATCTCGTCGCAGCTCATGCGCACCTCCCTTGGTGAGCTTGCCGATCGCTTCGAGGTCACCGAAGCATCGACTCCTTTTCCCATCGAGCCGTTCCGCAATATCGCCGAGGTACGCGAGGCCTCCGGCTCGGAAGAGCAGATGGTCGACGTTCTCCAGGGTGTTTCCATCTGCATCGCACATCATGCTCCTCTCACTCGGCGCGTGATGGAACAGGCAAAAGACCTTCGCCTCTTCATCGTGTGCCGCGGCGGTCCGGTCAACGTCAACGTACCGGCGGCCACGGAGCACGGCATCGCCATCGCCTACACACCGGCACGAAACGCTGCAGCAACGGCGGAACATACCATCGCCATGATGCTGAGTGCACTCCGCTTCATTCCACAGACGCATGCTGCTCTTCATCGCGGTGAGTGGAAGGGCGATTACACGTGGGACAGCGCCGGCTTTGAGCTTGAAACCGCAACCGTCGGTCTTATAGGCTACGGCGCCATCGGCGGCATCGTTGCCCGCATCCTGCGCGGATTCGGTACAACCGTTCTCTGCTATGACCCTTATGCGCGCATGACTGAAGACTCACCCGCAATCCAGGTAGCGACTCTGGACGAGTTGTTGCAACGCTCCGATGTCGTCTCACTCCACGCCCGCGAGACCGCTGAAACCCGCCATATCCTTGGCGCGGAACAGATCCGGAAGCTCAAGCGCGGCGCTGTCGTCGTCAACTGCGCTCGCGGTGCGCTGATGGATTATCAGGCTCTCGAACAAGCGCTTCGCTCCGAACACCTGTTTGCGGCAGCAGCAGATGTCTTTCCTGAGGAACCGCTCCCCACCGGCTCAAGCCTGCTGCAACTCCCAAACTTCATCACCACACCGCACATCGCCGGAGGCACTAAGCAGGCTGCTATCAAAGCAACCCGCATCGCAGCAGAGGAATTGGGAAACTACCTTCAGAACGGAACCCTGCGTTATTGCGCAAATCCAGAGGTACTTACACAGCAAAAGGTTGCTAAATAA